In Myotis daubentonii chromosome 6, mMyoDau2.1, whole genome shotgun sequence, a genomic segment contains:
- the LOC132237243 gene encoding LOW QUALITY PROTEIN: splicing factor 3A subunit 2-like (The sequence of the model RefSeq protein was modified relative to this genomic sequence to represent the inferred CDS: inserted 1 base in 1 codon; deleted 1 base in 1 codon) → MDFQHRPGGKTGSEGMASSSESNRDRRERLRQLALETIDINKDPYFMKNHLGSYECKLCLTLHNNEGSYLAHTQGKKHQTNLXRRAAKEAKEAPAQPAPEKVKVEVKKFVKIGRPGYKVTKQRDTEMGQQSLLFQIDYPEIADGIMPRHRFMSAYEQRIEPPDRRWQYLLMAAEPYETIAFKVPSREIDKAEGKFWTHWNRETKQFFLQFHFKMEKPPAPPSLPAGPPGVKRPPPPLMNGLPPRPPLPESLPPPPPGGLPLPPMPPSGPTPAGPPGPPQLPPPAPGVHPPAPVVHPPTSGVHPPTPGVHPPAPVVHPPTSGVHPPAPGVHPPAPGVHPPAPGVHPPPSAGVHPQTPGVHPQASSVHPQAPGVHPPAPGMHPQPPGVYPPPPGVHPPAPGVHPQPPGVHPSNPGVHPPAPMPPMMRPPLPSEGPGNIPPPPPAN, encoded by the exons atgGACTTCCAACATCGCCCTGGGGGCAAGACCGGGAGTGAGGGCATGGCCTCCTCTTCCGAGAGCAACAGGGACCGGCGGGAGCGCCTCCGGCAGCTGGCCCTGGAGACCATCGACATCAACAAGGACCCTTATTTCATGAAGAACCACCTGGGCTCGTATGAATGCAAGCTGTGCCTGACACTCCACAACAATGAGGGGAGCTACCTCGCGCACACCCAGGGGAAAAAGCACCAGACCAACT GCCGGCGAGCAGCCAAGGAGGCTAAGGAGGCCCCCGCCCAGCCAGCACCAGAGAAGGTCAAGGTGGAAGTGAAGAAGTTTGTGAAGATCGGCCGCCCGGGCTATAAAGTGACCAAGCAGAGGGACACAGAGATGGGCCAGCAGAGCCTCCTCTTCCAGATCGACTACCCGGAGATCGCTGACGGGATCATGCCACGCCACCGCTTCATGTCTGCCTACGAGCAGAGGATCGAGCCCCCAGACAGGCGCTGGCAGTACCTGCTGATGGCTGCTGAGCCCTACGAGACCATCGCCTTCAAGGTGCCAAGCAGAGAGATTGACAAGGCCGAGGGCAAGTTTTGGACTCACTGGAACCGGGAAACCAAGCAGTTCTTTCTTCAGTTCCACTTTAAGATGGAAAAGCCTCCAGCCCCGCCAAGCCTCCCTGCTGGGCCTCCTGGGGTGAAGCGGCCGCCACCCCCGCTGATGAATGGTTTGCCCCCACGGCCACCACTGCCTGAGTCTttgcctccacccccaccaggaggcctgcctctgccccccatGCCACCCAGTGGGCCTACACCTGCAGGGCCCCcaggtcctccccaactg ccccccccagctcctggaGTCCACCCTCCAGCACCAGTGGTCCACCCACCAACATCTGGGGTCCACCCTCCAACTCCTGGGGTCCATCCCCCAGCACCGGTGGTCCACCCACCAACATCTGGGGTTCATCCTCCTGCTCCCGGGGTTCACCCTCCAGCTCCAGGAGTCCATCCTCCAGCCCCAGGTGTCCACCCTCCCCCATCTGCTGGAGTCCACCCCCAAACCCCAGGCGTACACCCACAAGCTTCTTCAgtccacccccaggccccaggggtaCACCCCCCAGCCCCGGGGATGCACCCCCAGCCACCTGGGGTATACCCCCCTCCTCCAGGGGTTCATCCTCCAGCTCCTGGGGTTCACCCCCAGCCTCCTGGAGTTCATCCCTCCAATCCCGGGGTCCACCCCCCGGCTCCCATGCCCCCAATGATGAGACCCCCACTGCCCTCCGAGGGCCCTGGAAAcattccaccccctcccccagccaactGA